From Primulina huaijiensis isolate GDHJ02 chromosome 15, ASM1229523v2, whole genome shotgun sequence, one genomic window encodes:
- the LOC140959279 gene encoding uncharacterized protein codes for MAEEPIQENEDEIQSQHDHDRRRTLRDHMNPTRTNRQMVEFMCNGTFEDKDPNEAIEYLDSLAENAQNWDTIGTIEPSNKIQSPTSGGGMYTLKDEHDLQARFTSLARKVEALELKKNECLHEQANVLNNLKRPNFEPFSQSYNPGWRNHPNFSWRNDNAAQFSQPHFQNQQNFQNYAPYVPPPKRNLEDILNSFIAKQESINTQTAQTMTDLKDTLAKFASALNVHEKGKFPSQPLPNPKDHHSQTGTSGTQPMDQVKSVITLRSGKVVEKSILEPCEDDDKSTPKGKEVEPITCEEEVQQTVSPPFPHALKNTKKSNLNSDIYDIFKQVPSYAKFLKDLCTVKRKLNVKKKAFLAEQVSAIIQNNNALKYKDPGCPTISCIIGERKIKKALLDLGASVNLLPYSVYQELNLGRPFLATSNALINCRNGIMKLSFGNMTLELNVFNLCKQPHDKGDESEDENLIETLVEENIQEGSTRDQLDICSIETVKENIEIDLDDFIRYHSLPGSEKEFDAKYENKDEPPILELKPLPEELKYAFLGEDETYPVVISSKLASHPYYCFLDGYSGYYQIPIALEDQDKTTFTCPFGTFAFRRMPFGLCNAPATFQRCMLSIFCDMVENCLEIFMDDLTVFGNTFDNCLENLEKVLKSDHSAIRYLLTKQDAKPRLACGGHFSSKKTAAKILQCGFYWPTLFKDTHEICKICENCQKLGAISKRNMMPLNPIIEIEIFDCWGIDFMGPFPPSFGYLYILVAVDYVSKWIEAIPCRTNDHKIVIKFLKENIFSRFGIPRAMISDGGTHFVNKPFASLMKKYGITHKVTTPYHPQTNGQVELANREIKQILEKTVNSNRKDWSLRLNDALWAYRTAFKTSLNMSPYRKINLMQTTVLNAVSDVATSVKVLSTDVKMLSIIMEAFDKKGE; via the exons atggcggaagaacccatccaagaaaatgaagatgaaattcaatctcaacatgatcatgatagacgaagaacacttagagatcacatgaatcctacacgtacta ataggcaaatggttgaatttatgtgtaatggaacatttgaagataaagatccaaatgaggcaattgagtatctcgattcattagctgaaaatgctcaaaattgggacactataggtacaatcgaaccatcaaacaagattcaatctcctacatctggtggaggtatgtacactctcaaagatgaacatgatcttcaagctagatttacctctttggcaagaaaagttgaggcacttgaattgaaaaagaatg aatgtctccatgaacaagccaatgttttaaacaatctcaaaaggccaaattttgaaccattttctcaaagttacaatccaggttggcgaaatcatccaaattttagttggaggaatgataatgctgcacaattttcacaaccacatttccaaaatcaacaaaattttcaaaattatgcaccttatgttcctccacctaaaaggaatttggaagatatattgaattctttcattgcaaagcaagagtctatcaatactcaaactgctcaaaccatgacagatttgaaagatactcttgctaaatttgcatctgcacttaatgttcatgaaaaaggtaaatttccttcacaacctctgcctaatcccaaggatcatcattcacaaactggaacttctggaactcaaccgatggatcaggtaaaatctgttattacccttcgaagtggtaaggttgtggaaaaatccattcttgaaccttgtgaagatgatgataaatcaactccaaagggtaaggaagtggaacccataacttgcgaagaggaggttcaacagacagtgtcaccaccattccctcatgcattgaaaaatacaaaaaaatcaaatttgaattctgatatatatgatatttttaaacaa gtaccatcatatgccaaatttttgaaagacttgtgcactgtgaaaagaaaattgaatgtgaaaaagaaagcatttttagccgaacaagtaagtgcaatcattcaaaataataatgctttgaaatacaaagaccctggttgtcctactatttcttgtattattggagaacgaaagattaaaaaagccttgcttgaccttggagctagtgtgaatttacttccatattcagtttatcaagaactcaatctag gtcgtccatttttagcaacttctaatgctcttataaattgcaggaatggaataatgaagttgtcatttggtaacatgaccttggagcttaatgtgtttaatctttgtaagcaaccacatgacaaaggagatgaaagtgaagatgaaaatcttattgaaactcttgtggaagaaaacattcaagaagggagtactcgtgatcaattagatatttgttcaattgaaactgttaaagaaaatattgaaattgatcttgatgattttatcaggtatcactcgttaccaggatcagagaaagaatttgatgcaaaatatgagaacaaagacgaaccacccatattggagttaaaacccttgccagaagaattgaagtatgcatttcttggagaagatgaaacatatccggtggtaatttcttccaaactagcaa gtcatccatactactgttttcttgatggatattcaggttattatcaaattcccattgcactcgaagatcaagataaaactacattcacatgtccttttggaacatttgcatttagaaggatgccatttggattatgcaatgccccagcaacatttcaaagatgtatgctaagcattttttgcgacatggttgaaaattgtttggaaattttcatggatgatttaactgtctttgggaatacatttgataattgtcttgaaaatttggaaaaagttttaaaaag tgatcattctgctattagatatttgttgaccaaacaggatgcaaagccacgact agcatgcggaggacatttttcttcaaagaaaacagctgcaaaaatcttgcagtgtggattttattggcccactttgtttaaagacacccacgaaatctgcaagatctgtgaaaattgtcaaaaattgggtgcgatttcaaaaagaaacatgatgcctttgaatcctattattgaaattgaaatctttgattgttggggaatagattttatgggaccttttccaccgtcgtttggatacttgtatattttagttgcagttgattatgtttccaaatggatagaggcaattccatgtcgaacaaatgatcataaaatcgtcatcaaatttttaaaagaaaatatttttagtagatttggaattcctcgagccatgataagtgatgggggaactcactttgttaataaaccatttgcttcattaatgaaaaaatatggtattactcacaaagtaactactccttatcatcctcaaacaaatggacaagttgaattagctaatagggagataaagcaaattttggaaaaaactgttaactcaaatagaaaagattggtctctgcgacttaatgatgcactttgggcatatcgaacagcttttaaaacatcattgaatatgtctccctatag AAAGATAAACTTGATGCAAACAACTGTGCTGAATGCAGTCTCAGACGTAGCAacttctgttaaagttctatcAACTGATGTTAAAATGCTATCTATCataatggaggcgtttgacaaaaagggggaatag